A section of the Falco peregrinus isolate bFalPer1 chromosome 3, bFalPer1.pri, whole genome shotgun sequence genome encodes:
- the LOC101913993 gene encoding transthyretin-like, translating into MALHSVFLVFLAGLAFFSEAAPPDSADSKHPLFIKILDSVRGSPAPNVPVKLYKEAADGSRELLSSKQTNDNGELHELTTKEQFVTGIYKIELDTASYWKRLGLNPFHHHADVVFTANDAGYRHYTIAFVLSPFSYSTTAVVSEPME; encoded by the exons ATGGCGCttcattctgtatttcttgttttcttagcTGGCCTGGCATTTTTCTCCGAAGCTGCACCACCG GACTCTGCTGACTCCAAGCATcctctttttataaaaattctGGATTCAGTCCGAGGAAGTCCAGCTCCAAATGTTCCAGTTAAGTTATATAAAGAAGCTGCAGATGGATCTCGGGAACTATTAAGTTCAAA ACAAACCAATGACAACGGAGAACTCCATGAGCTCACAACTAAAGAACAATTTGTAACAGGAATATACAAGATTGAGCTTGACACAGCCTCTTATTGGAAGAGACTGGGCTTGAATCCCTTCCACCACCATGCTGAT gtgGTGTTTACAGCCAATGACGCTGGTTATCGACATTACACCATTGCTTTTGTCCTCAGTCCCTTTTCTTACTCAACTACAGCAGTAGTCAGTGAGCCAATGGAATAG